The Dioscorea cayenensis subsp. rotundata cultivar TDr96_F1 chromosome 19, TDr96_F1_v2_PseudoChromosome.rev07_lg8_w22 25.fasta, whole genome shotgun sequence genome includes a window with the following:
- the LOC120249900 gene encoding U-box domain-containing protein 16, whose translation MEGIINLREARAHAPPLLSSPFKLLGTPSMAVSSFPMPIPLPSPPSPPALSDADLLRSLLRLSKEIAHSEPPGDLFHRGFASVARKIRVLSVIFEDLQRDRIPRLRRSAELCFKEILVVLQHLKALLADCSARSRMRLLLQSESLSNDLHELTLDLSTLLDILPMAELDLSEDVRELVDLLRRQCRRSDPPSDLEEESLRLEILAMIREIENEIVPDRERLEKIFDRLGLVDSRSCSDEIECLEREIGDRVVENLTPAMLALVGLIRYGKCVLFGASTPRSVSAEKPAFLQPNPVIPDDFRCPISLDLMRDPVVVSSGQTYDRDSITRWFSSGHATCPKTGQTLDRSDLVSNRALKNLISRWCREENVPYHSPESGNGETNGVSSNKAALEAARMTASFLVEKLAASQSTEAANRVVHELRQLTKTSSESRGFAAEAGAIPLLLPLLSENEPSLQLNAVTALLNLSIIDTNKRRIMHTDGALDALLRVLSDGATWQAKQNSATTLRSLSVNHSYRRRFGRNPRVVEELLNLVKVPPASKDALLALHALAGDRANIGKLVESGAVTVALESLVDHETAEEATALLAAIAKRGGASSLASAKGSIKMLVKVLRDGSESAQENAAAALVLVCRRTGGAAVAEITTTPGIEWAICEVMSSGTPRARRKAASLGRICRRWLAAEEACSINGSAVTE comes from the coding sequence ATGGAAGGCATAATAAACTTAAGAGAAGCTAGAGCACACGCACCTCCTCTCTTGTCCTCACCTTTCAAGCTTTTGGGTACGCCATCAATGGCGGTGTCTTCGTTTCCGATGCCAATTCCTCTCCCTTCGCCTCCTTCGCCCCCAGCCTTGTCAGACGCTGATCTTCTCCGTTCTCTCCTCCGGTTATCTAAGGAGATCGCGCACTCTGAACCCCCTGGTGATCTGTTTCACCGAGGGTTCGCCTCCGTAGCCCGCAAGATCCGGGTTCTCTCTGTTATTTTTGAAGACCTCCAACGCGATCGGATACCTCGCCTTCGCCGCTCGGCAGAACTATGCTTCAAGGAGATCCTTGTTGTTCTTCAGCACCTCAAGGCGCTTCTCGCCGACTGCTCCGCTCGCAGCCGCATGCGTCTCCTCCTCCAATCAGAATCTCTCTCCAACGATCTCCATGAGCTGACTCTTGATCTCTCTACCCTGCTCGATATACTCCCCATGGCCGAGCTCGATCTCAGCGAGGACGTGCGAGAACTCGTTGACCTCCTTCGCCGCCAGTGCCGACGATCGGATCCGCCGTCCGATCTCGAAGAAGAGTCACTCCGGCTTGAGATCCTGGCAATGATCCGCGAGATCGAGAACGAAATCGTGCCGGATCGGGAGAGGCTCGAGAAGATCTTCGACCGATTGGGTCTCGTCGATTCAAGAAGTTGCAGCGACGAGATCGAGTGTTTGGAGCGCGAGATCGGCGACCGGGTCGTCGAGAATTTGACTCCCGCGATGCTCGCTCTCGTCGGCCTCATCCGTTACGGGAAATGTGTCCTCTTCGGCGCCTCCACTCCAAGATCCGTTTCCGCCGAGAAACCCGCTTTTCTCCAGCCGAACCCCGTCATCCCTGACGACTTCCGTTGCCCCATCTCTCTCGACCTAATGCGCGACCCTGTCGTCGTGTCCAGCGGACAGACGTACGATCGCGACTCCATTACCCGATGGTTCTCATCAGGGCACGCCACGTGTCCCAAAACAGGACAGACCTTGGACCGTTCCGATCTCGTCTCGAACCGCGCACTCAAGAACCTCATCTCCCGTTGGTGCCGCGAAGAGAACGTGCCATACCATTCCCCGGAATCCGGAAACGGGGAAACGAACGGCGTCAGCTCAAACAAAGCCGCGTTAGAGGCGGCGCGAATGACTGCGTCGTTCCTTGTTGAAAAGCTCGCCGCGTCGCAGTCAACAGAGGCGGCAAACCGTGTGGTCCACGAGCTCCGACAGTTAACCAAGACCAGCTCTGAGAGCCGAGGTTTCGCGGCTGAAGCCGGCGCCATCCCCCTCCTCCTTCCACTCCTCAGCGAGAACGAGCCAAGCCTACAGCTCAACGCCGTCACGGCGTTACTCAACCTCTCCATAATCGACACTAACAAACGCCGAATCATGCACACCGACGGAGCACTCGATGCTCTCCTCCGCGTGCTCTCCGATGGTGCCACGTGGCAAGCTAAGCAGAACTCGGCGACCACTTTGCGGTCCTTATCTGTGAACCACTCTTACCGGAGAAGGTTTGGCCGGAATCCACGTGTCGTGGAGGAGTTGCTTAATCTCGTCAAGGTCCCACCTGCCAGCAAGGACGCTTTGTTGGCGTTGCATGCTTTGGCCGGCGATAGGGCGAACATCGGGAAACTGGTTGAATCCGGCGCGGTGACCGTGGCGCTGGAATCTCTCGTAGATCACGAGACGGCGGAGGAGGCGACGGCGTTGCTCGCCGCCATCGCCAAGCGGGGCGGTGCCTCATCGCTGGCCTCCGCCAAGGGATCGATTAAAATGCTCGTTAAGGTTTTGAGAGATGGATCGGAGTCGGCGCAGGAGAACGCTGCCGCGGCGCTGGTATTGGTTTGCCGGCGAACGGGTGGCGCTGCGGTGGCCGAGATCACGACGACGCCCGGGATCGAGTGGGCGATCTGCGAGGTTATGAGCTCCGGCACACCGCGTGCTCGCCGGAAGGCCGCTTCTTTGGGGCGCATTTGCCGGCGATGGCTCGCCGCTGAGGAGGCTTGTAGCATCAATGGCTCGGCGGTCACcgaataa